The Actinocatenispora sera genome has a window encoding:
- a CDS encoding cupin domain-containing protein: protein MPSENAPLENSPHPEILAQPGYTAVHADRTADRELFPGIRLRTLWTGPTGAQAHLLEMAPGTSWPHRDVHEPGPEEVYVVAGTFHDGATDHPAGTFLHAPAGSWHVPATTTGCTLFLFYPEG, encoded by the coding sequence ATGCCGTCGGAGAATGCACCGCTCGAGAACAGTCCGCACCCCGAGATCCTGGCCCAGCCGGGCTACACCGCCGTGCACGCCGACCGGACCGCGGACCGCGAGCTGTTCCCCGGTATCCGGCTGCGCACCCTGTGGACCGGGCCGACCGGCGCGCAGGCGCACCTGCTGGAGATGGCGCCCGGTACCTCGTGGCCGCACCGCGACGTGCACGAACCCGGCCCGGAGGAGGTGTACGTGGTCGCCGGCACCTTCCACGACGGCGCCACCGACCACCCGGCCGGTACCTTCCTGCACGCGCCGGCGGGAAGCTGGCACGTGCCCGCCACCACCACCGGCTGCACGCTGTTCCTGTTCTATCCGGAAGGCTGA
- a CDS encoding GlxA family transcriptional regulator, translating to MHRVVALVRGVQSTFELGCAVEVFGTPRRGVPARYEFTVCTPRPGPVQTSAGYAMSVPDGVSALAAADTVLVPGWLPVATTPSPTVLDALRRAHARGARLVTMCSGVFVLAATGLLDGRSATSHPDRAEQLQRRYPQIRVVPDARFIDHGDVATSGGAGAGLEMLLHLVGHDHGAGYAAALARDMVLPPGQPEPAPGRAAGPREQGPATLGEVLAWAEARLGTDLSVDDLAAEMHVSARTLARRFADELDTSPGAWLLARRLARARALLTGTDLPIEAVAARVGLRSAVNLRRRFHAHVGTTPGAYRRATRDRVTSGPAASVPAEVAPAGSG from the coding sequence ATGCATCGTGTGGTGGCGCTGGTGCGTGGGGTGCAGTCGACGTTCGAGCTGGGCTGCGCGGTCGAGGTGTTCGGCACGCCACGCCGGGGCGTGCCGGCGCGCTACGAGTTCACCGTGTGCACGCCGCGGCCCGGGCCGGTGCAGACCTCGGCCGGCTACGCGATGTCGGTACCGGATGGCGTGTCGGCGCTGGCGGCGGCGGACACCGTGCTCGTGCCCGGCTGGCTGCCGGTGGCCACCACCCCGTCGCCGACGGTACTGGACGCGCTGCGGCGCGCGCACGCCCGCGGCGCCCGGCTGGTCACGATGTGTTCGGGGGTGTTCGTGCTGGCCGCCACCGGCCTGCTGGACGGCCGGTCGGCCACCAGCCATCCGGACCGGGCCGAGCAGTTGCAGCGCCGGTACCCGCAGATCCGGGTCGTGCCGGACGCCCGCTTCATCGACCACGGCGACGTGGCCACCAGCGGCGGCGCGGGCGCAGGCCTGGAGATGCTCCTGCATCTCGTCGGTCACGACCACGGCGCCGGGTACGCCGCCGCGCTCGCCCGGGACATGGTGCTGCCGCCCGGGCAACCCGAGCCGGCACCGGGCCGCGCCGCGGGGCCTCGGGAGCAGGGCCCGGCCACCCTCGGCGAAGTACTGGCCTGGGCCGAGGCGCGGCTGGGTACCGACCTGTCGGTCGACGATCTGGCCGCCGAGATGCACGTCTCCGCCCGCACGCTGGCCCGCCGGTTCGCCGACGAGCTCGACACCAGCCCCGGCGCCTGGCTGCTGGCACGGCGGCTGGCGCGCGCTCGCGCGCTGCTGACCGGTACCGATCTGCCGATCGAGGCGGTGGCGGCCCGGGTCGGCCTGCGCTCGGCCGTCAACCTGCGCCGGCGGTTCCACGCGCACGTCGGCACCACCCCCGGGGCCTACCGGCGCGCCACGCGCGACCGGGTCACGTCCGGCCCCGCCGCATCCGTCCCGGCCGAAGTCGCCCCGGCCGGGTCCGGCTGA
- a CDS encoding class I SAM-dependent methyltransferase, with protein sequence MNDAVDSTEGDDPTARQRRVWDAGAAHYDRQMAFFEKIWFGGGRGWVGERARGRVLEIAPGTGRNLPYYRADVTLTGVELSPAMLAIARRRAADLGLDADLREGDAEHLPLPDASFDTVVCALALCSIPDPAAAIGEMRRVLVPGGRLLLVDHVVSTWPPIRAAQWLLERWTIRSAGEYFTRRQLPLVEAAGFEIVAVERLKAGSIERVHASKPGPA encoded by the coding sequence ATGAACGATGCCGTCGATTCGACCGAGGGTGATGACCCCACCGCCCGGCAGCGGCGGGTGTGGGACGCCGGCGCCGCGCACTACGACCGGCAGATGGCCTTCTTCGAGAAGATCTGGTTCGGCGGTGGTCGCGGGTGGGTCGGCGAACGCGCCCGCGGCCGGGTGCTGGAAATCGCCCCCGGTACCGGCCGCAATCTGCCGTACTACCGGGCCGACGTGACGCTGACCGGGGTGGAGCTGAGCCCGGCGATGCTCGCCATCGCCCGCCGCCGCGCCGCCGACCTCGGCCTCGACGCCGACCTGCGGGAGGGCGACGCCGAACACCTGCCGCTGCCGGACGCGTCGTTCGACACGGTGGTGTGCGCGCTGGCGTTGTGCTCGATCCCCGACCCGGCTGCCGCGATCGGCGAGATGCGCCGGGTGCTGGTACCGGGTGGGCGACTGCTGCTGGTCGACCACGTGGTCAGCACCTGGCCGCCGATCCGCGCCGCCCAGTGGCTGCTGGAGCGCTGGACGATTCGCAGCGCCGGCGAGTACTTCACCCGCCGGCAGCTGCCGCTGGTCGAGGCCGCCGGGTTCGAGATCGTGGCGGTGGAGCGGCTCAAGGCCGGCAGCATCGAACGCGTCCACGCCAGCAAACCGGGGCCGGCCTGA